The Haladaptatus paucihalophilus DX253 nucleotide sequence CTGCAATCACGCGAAAACCGTTGGCTGTTCGTCGCGACCGTGACCGAACTATCCGAAAACTGCTGCCAACTGCACCAAACATCCGTTTCCCGGTCTCGAAACGCGAACTCGTGATTACGGACTCGTCGCCATCCGGTCCTCGAAGAGCGCGTCCAAACCGGGTGGCTCGACCAGTTCGTACTCGTCGCCGACGCGTTCGACGTATCCCGCTTCCGCGAGATGTCTGAGGTGGGCGTAGGATTCGCCGGGGCCGTGGAGGAGGTGGATGCCGTCGAGGTCGCCGAACAGGTGGGAACCCACGGTCCACGGGTCGGTCGGGCCGTGTCGTTCCAGCACGTCGATGACGTCACCGGCGCGGTCGCGGTGGTGGTCCCGAATCTCGCGGGCGCGCCCCGTCGGGTCGAGCGGGCCGCCGTGGCCGGGCCAGGCGCGCTCGTAGGACTCCCCGACGACGTGCGACAGCGTATCGAGGTACGCCGCAAGCGGATTTTCGAGGCGGACGTCCGCGCCGCCGACGTTGGGCGTGTAGTTTCCGAGGAGGGCGTCGCCGCAGAAGAGTTCGCGGCCGGAGTCGCCGTCGAAGGCGAACCCCGAGAGACCGGCGGTGTGGCCGGGGAGGTGGACAGCTTCGCGTTCGACGTCGCCGCGGTCGAAGCGGTAGCCCGCGGAAAACGGCTCGACGGTCGGTTCGGGACCGTCGAGACGACCGATTTTCCGCGCGTGCTGGAACACCGGGTCCTGGATGTGCTCGGGGAGCCCCCACTCGTCGAGGAGGCGCTGTTGGCGGGTTCCGATGGCGTCCCACGCCGACTCGTCTTGGGCGACGAGCGCCGCGTCGTCCTCGTGGACGAAGACGGCGGCGTCGCTTCGCGCTTGGACGGTTCCCGCGAGTCCGGCGTGGTCGGTGTGCCAATGGGTGACGAGCACGCGGTCCACGTCGCCGACCGAACAGCCGTAGTCGGCCAATCCTGACTCCAGTGAATCGAGCGTTTCGGGCTTTCGAACGCTCGTGTCGATGAGTGTCGTGGGAGCATCGGTATCGGTACCGAGGAGGTAAACGCTGTTTTCTCCCTCGAACTCGGAGTTTTCGAGTCGAATTCGGTTCACACCTGTTTTCGAGCGTCACCACTCATTATATTTTTTATATTTCTCTCGATAACGAGTGGCGTCCGTCGTCGTGTCGAACGTCGGAGCGGTACTCGTTACTCGTCGCCCGTGAGGAGTTGCGCGAGTGACAGCGCCGTAAACGACGCGACGATGAGGACGTCCCAAATGATATTCGGAACGAAGGAAACGGGTGGGACGCCGATCCACGCCGCCGCTACGACGGCGATTCCGACCGCGGTGGCAACTCGGTAGTAGCGCAACCACGGGGTTTCGTCGTCGCTCGACTCTCCGTCTTCCATTTCGACTTCGTAGTCGGATTCGTCCGCCGTGTCGAGATACGGGTCGAACTGGTCGGCCAGCGGTCCGCGTTCGACGATGCCGCGGCTCTTGTTGTAGCGGATGATTCCCTCGCTTTCGAGCTTCGGCAGGTGAGATTGGTACAGCGCGATGTAGACGCGCTGGCGTTCGTCCGAGGTGAGCGCCTGCACAGTAGTGTCGTTTTCCCACGCGGCGACCTGCTCCGCGAGGTCGCGCATCTCGACCGTGCCGCCGGTCTCCTTCAGGAACCGAAGCGCGTCCCGACGTCGCTGTGTCTGGAGAATATGAAATATCTTGTCGCGGGAGAGCGGTTCGACGGACTCCTCCGTGGCGTGTTCGAACCCGTCTCCCGCGGTCGAGTCGGAACTGACGCTCATCGTTTCGTCCCTTGGTATGCGTCGCTTTCCACTCGATTTCGAGTGCCCGGTCGTGGATTCTCGTCGTTACTTCGGTCCGAGACTGTCGGTCGTCTCGGTAATCGGTCGTTTCGTTGCTCGCGTGCCATGTAGTTCAATATCTCTTGTTGATTTTAAAAAGGTATTGGGTCTACGACGATGATAAAGGTCACATTTATCTTCTGGCCGCTCGTTGGTAGTTTCCGATTCCCGATGGTTCCGTTTCGTCGGCGAAGCCGTGGTCGGGGTTTTAATATCTCGAAATGGAAGCTTTCCACGACGATGGAGAACTTCGACGGCCGGGAGTACCGTCGGGTCGTGCACCGACTCGCGGGTAAGGTTCGGGAACGGGTCGGTTCCGGGATGAGTATGCGCTCTGCCCTGTACCGGTCGGTCGGCGAGTGTATCGGCAACCTCTGGAATCGTGACGTGTCGCTTCGCGTCTGTGAACTCTCCGAACAGGACCCCGAAATCGAGATGGTGACCGAAATCGTCGCCGAGGACGAGACCGAGACGCACGCCGATTACGAGGTGTTCGTCCGCGCGATGGCGTTCTCGGTCCTCGAACAGGACGTGCGCGAAGCGGTCGAAAACACGGTTTCCGTCGAGCGGGAGACGGACCCCGGAGCGAACGGACGCGAACTCGGCGGCTAGACCATACGTTTACGCGCCTTCGGGCCGTGGTGACTCTATGCCCAGTCCCACCCACTCGGACGATGAATTCACGTCCTGTGCCAACTGCGGCAAACTCGTCAACCTCTCGGAGTATCACCCGACGGTGGTCGTTCGACACAGCGTCACCGCCAACCAAACGGAGAACGTGACCCTCCACTTCTGTAGCGAGGACTGTCTGGACGAGTGGACCGGCCCGTTCCCGTGACTCGATTTTCGCGGTAATCTCCCCTTACCGGCCGAACGCTCACCGCGTTTTACCCGCCCGCTCGACGTTCTCGCCGCATGGAGTTCGAACGCCCGGAATCGCGCTGGAAACGCGCCGCCATCATCGGCGGCATCGCGCTCGGCTTTCTCGCCGCTTCGTTCATCGTGCTTCCCGTCGCGCTGCTCGCGGTCGAGTTCGTCGCGGGAATCGTGGTCGGACTCGTTCGCGTCGTCACCGAACCTCGTACGGATCGGCGTCCGGCATGAAGCGCCCCAAATCGACCGTCTGCTGGTAGTCCGAGGACAGGATTCCGTTCAGTCGCTCCCGAAGGCGGTCGCCGTCGTTCGGTCCCCACTCGCGCGGGTCACGAACCGGGACGACGAGGAAGCCCCGTCCTTTGATCTCCTCGGCGTGGAGCGTCGCCATATCTGGGCCGTCCCGTCCGTCGCCGATTCCGTGTTTTTCGGCTTGCGCCGTGAACTCCCAGAAGACGTGTTCGGTCGCTGTTCGGCCGACCGGAAGCAGGACGTGTGCGGCGATAGCCCTGAGTTCGGCGTCG carries:
- a CDS encoding MBL fold metallo-hydrolase: MNRIRLENSEFEGENSVYLLGTDTDAPTTLIDTSVRKPETLDSLESGLADYGCSVGDVDRVLVTHWHTDHAGLAGTVQARSDAAVFVHEDDAALVAQDESAWDAIGTRQQRLLDEWGLPEHIQDPVFQHARKIGRLDGPEPTVEPFSAGYRFDRGDVEREAVHLPGHTAGLSGFAFDGDSGRELFCGDALLGNYTPNVGGADVRLENPLAAYLDTLSHVVGESYERAWPGHGGPLDPTGRAREIRDHHRDRAGDVIDVLERHGPTDPWTVGSHLFGDLDGIHLLHGPGESYAHLRHLAEAGYVERVGDEYELVEPPGLDALFEDRMATSP
- a CDS encoding DUF7344 domain-containing protein, with translation MSVSSDSTAGDGFEHATEESVEPLSRDKIFHILQTQRRRDALRFLKETGGTVEMRDLAEQVAAWENDTTVQALTSDERQRVYIALYQSHLPKLESEGIIRYNKSRGIVERGPLADQFDPYLDTADESDYEVEMEDGESSDDETPWLRYYRVATAVGIAVVAAAWIGVPPVSFVPNIIWDVLIVASFTALSLAQLLTGDE
- a CDS encoding DUF7576 family protein, which gives rise to MPSPTHSDDEFTSCANCGKLVNLSEYHPTVVVRHSVTANQTENVTLHFCSEDCLDEWTGPFP
- a CDS encoding uracil-DNA glycosylase family protein; the protein is MQPPCQCNVTHDGDCAVFGYGDANADFHLIGDHPGAHGGIESNVPFTGGPVGETLQPVLNEVGLIGDVYSDRPTIANLFMSYLHMCRLPDGRQPTPREYDDMERFFDAELRAIAAHVLLPVGRTATEHVFWEFTAQAEKHGIGDGRDGPDMATLHAEEIKGRGFLVVPVRDPREWGPNDGDRLRERLNGILSSDYQQTVDLGRFMPDADPYEVR